In Papaver somniferum cultivar HN1 chromosome 9, ASM357369v1, whole genome shotgun sequence, the genomic stretch TTTTAGTCCaatgtgtatcctattttttcggtggtataattggaaaacaaactttaatataacatatctaaacaTCCGTGCCTTGAAATTTTATAAATCTTATCTCGTTGAAAATGTTATAAAAAAaatctacgcaatgagtacaaacaacaatatcaaatttagaattTTTACGAAATattcggaggtatttatcattttaggcacaattttaaaaaattaaatgtatattcatatccattatgcaaaccaccacaaaggatacataatactttatgtggccatattttggtttatgcatcaactaattttccattgcaactaataaaacgatgtactccctctgtttcaagaaaagcgatactttcactttaggcacaattctcaaaaattgaatgcatagccattatgcaaacctaggggtgcacataccctacccatatccgccaaccctaccctaccctacccgccagttttttaaccgtaccctaccttatccactatttggcgggtagggtggcgggtgaagattttcttaaccgcaagtaaacggatagggtggcgggtataggccatatcctacccaccctacccgttgtgcagccatAGTTCTATCTCAGTTGTTATGTTGTCGCGTCGGATGAGTAAACCTGAAGTTACTTTTACAAGGGGATGTTCAAATGATCGAGGGTCCAAGAGAGGTAGAATATCAGCTGCTTCAAGTTATGTGGGGTTTGAAGTGTGGGTGCAAAGAACTGAGTTCAAAAAAGACAGAACTTGGGTCGTCTTCTTCACAGATGAGATAACCCAATACTCTGTTTTTTCAGCAAGATTCGAATTTGAAAGTGCCATATTTTCAACAGTTGCTACTTCTTTTCATAGTGATGCAAACTAGTAGGCATGAAATGTCAAACTTTGTTAAAGCAAGTCAATTTTGAGAAGGATGCTACTAACAAACAAACCTAAAAGCAAGTTTGGGACTTGAAGGAAGGTGAAAACCATCCATTTTGAGCCAAGTAGTAAGTAGTACGCGTTAAATTGTGCTTGGGAAATTAGCTGGATCCAACCGTGTTTATTAGAttacaaagaattttcaaaaagcAAAACGCCAACACCCACTCAATTTTGTTAAAGCAACCTGTAACAGAAAAGAAGAAAGGAAATATACATTATATGAGCAGCATTGCGACTAAGGATATATCAAACACATTTGTGATTGGTTTTCAGCATCTATCTCCTTCTTGTTTTGCTCCACTTGTCAGTGGTTAGCTTCTTTTCGTCTCTTATATATCTAAAACCTTGAATTCAGAAATTAACCAGCAACTATGGCTAGTTTCTTCATTTCTCCTTCTTCAtttgtaatatttttgattttatcCTCTATAACTCTCCCTTGCTTTGCTCTTCATGATGACAGAAAGGTGCAGAATATATTTCTCTAATCTGTATTACAAATTCTTTCATATACTGGGGATTGTATTTTTTTCTTACAGATTTGATTATGTTATAActaaaacggttatacccgccaccctacccgacccgccagagaatgggttgggtaggatcttacccgtttaatggcgggtagggtggcggataaaaattttcttaaccgccagtaaacgggtagggtggcgggtatagaccATATCCtatccaccctacccgttgtgcagccctatgcAAACCACTACAAAGGATccataacacatcatgcaaccatattttggtttatggatcgactaatttttccgtttcagaaaaagtgatactttcacattccgtttcgggaaaagtgatcctttcgtcccgtttcagaaaaagtgatactttcgctccgttttggAAAAGTATGAAAcgaagcgaaagtatcactttttctgaaacggggcgaaagtagtcgcagacaaaccccatcttcagattcttcttcggtcggccTTCCCACGGTGACAACGGTTGTACTAgtatgtttaaattcatgttagaAAGGTTAAATTATGTTTGGTGAAATAACTtagacaataaaaaaatatatatgcatatgtttcgagttcggatctccatacagGTTTGATCCTGATTTGGAATTCGGGATGTTAcaaaccgagtaatgctctaacatacGGCTTTGTGGATGTATATAACGATACCTGGACAAATGGATCTTATATGAATCCTATGATGAAATACCACCTAAGTGGTGAGGTGGGCCAAGTAAGATGGAAATTTCTTCGAACGACAAACATCCGAACCCCACGTACCGTGTGAAAGTAATGGCTCCTAGCAAATCAAGAAAAGTCGTggcaaagaaaaatatttttatcatGTGGACATGGACGAAGCTAACTTTATTTTTTGGGGAAATTACCATATGCATATTCGGGTGCATGATAATACCGATACTCCAATGCATTTCTCTGCTCGCTGCTGGCGCACCTCTTCTAATTATTGGTCATTTATGTCAAATCCTTGGTACTGCTGTTCGATATATCTCTTCGGGTTTCTTCGAAAAGTCTTCTTTTCGTTTCTTATTATCTGACTCCCTCCCTTTTGTTTTTTTAACTCGGAACCAACACGTGGCTTTCCTTAATTGTCTAGAAGTATAAGAAGGTTGGAAGCTTTGTTACGCTTAGAGAAACACGAAGGTGAAAATCTACGAGGTCACTTATGTAAGTGGATAATCGGGACAGAAAACTGCCTTTATATTGGGTGTTTTATTGAATAGACTAGAGTCAAACGGTTTTTGCTTCCCTCAAACAATTGAGTTTCCCCGATAACAACGATCTTACCAAACTACCAATCTCATTATAGACGAACAATTTTTATGAACACGCAAGCATGAACATTAAAATACCCCCGGCTTGATTAGGTATTACCCCAAGCTCGTCCATCTTTATGGGTGGAAATATCCTCGTTTATTAAAGGGGAAAAGAGAGCAGCGGCAAAATACTAACAACCAAACCTCGCCactcctcttttctttttctccttttcgCCGCCGATACTCTGATTTTTTCTCCTCCTCCACTAAAACTCCCCTGATATACCATGCAAATTTCTATACAATTAATAATTTCCTCTCAGTTTATTCGTAAATACAATTTCACAATCAACGCGTACAGGTCATTTCTACGTTATCAGCTTCGATTAGGTTATAAGATTCATTTCCAATTTTTGGTCTTAGATCTGTTTGATCATAAATTTATCTTCACTGATTCGTGTAACCGATTCATATTTTCATTTCCAGTTTCGATCTTAGATCGGTTTGAGCATAAATTTATCTTCACCGATTCATATTTTCGTAGAGCTAAAGGATTTCTATGCAACTGCTTTGCTATGGGTGGAggaatttgtttagggttttacaaaatgatgaattttatagCATACTGTTTCAGGAAAATTCATACTTTCAATTTGGCCAATTTTCGGCAAaatgaaggaatttttttttaaatgaatgtatcacttttcctgaaacattactgagtTCGTAAGGAATTGTCATCATGCCGGTTGCTCGTCGTCGATCCGAAGAGGGCAAATCAGTCTCAACGAAGAGGTACATTGTCATGTGGCCTTGCCAAGTATGTTGTTGTTTATACAATCGTCTCTATAATTTCAATTCTCGTCTCTATATATTATAGCTACTCCATATGGAATCCTTTTAGGAACTAAACACTCATATAAACAACTATATGTTATGATTCTAAACCTTCCTTATATAAGCTTATATCTTCTCTGCTTAAAGAAAAATTGTTAGGTTCTCTTTAGTAACCCATTTTCTTGAAATAAAACCTAAAGCTCAAACCCTATAATTTCTTGAATAATTCACTTTCTTGAGACAAACACACAGAGCTCAAAGTAAATCtttaactttcttcttcttcttcttcttcaagctgaAACATAAATCttggttcttcttcaccaacCAGGTAATTGAAATGTAATACCTCTCCACTGCTTCTTTTCCATACCTCATCATGCTCTCTTGATTCCCTAACCTTTTCTCATTACATTCTTTATAATTGTATATGTTTTATAATGAAATATGATTTAATTTCAAacttctttttgtttcatctctCTGTAAGATAATGTCTGATCATGTAATATGCAACCTCAAATCTTGAAACATTGAAAGATATGTTCTAATGGTAACCATCAGAAGCTGTGTGTGTTAAAACTTCTAATCTTTTAGTTGGAATTTAGGTTCTTTTTTTATTTGAGTTTCAAGAACACCATGGAAACCCCTAGATTAGAATTGGTGTAGCATCTCTTAATAATGAAGAATCTTGTGAGATTAAGATGATTAGTTTCTACAACAAGAATGTTTCCATTTATTAAATCAAGTTTGCATAACTTTTTTTACTCTAAACTAAGGAAAGCTTCCAATGTCTTTAATGGGTTTTTTTGTTGTGGTTAAATGTATACATAGAAAGCTTCCAATGGCATGGTTAAGTGAACTTACTGTGTTTCTCTTTGTCTTTCCTTGGGTAGCATCAGTTTATACAATGAGCTCTACTTCAACGGGTACCAGTGGTTCCGGGGGAGATGAAATAGCTAAAAGGGTACTCTGCTGCATCTCATTTACGACATTGAATTATACGTCTTATGATAAAGAACTTTTCCCTTCTGGAAAACACTGCATTGTTTTTGTTGTTACGATGATGGACATTCTGATCTTGAACAACACTAATACAATTGAATTTTATTCGAACATTTTCCCTTACAGATTAAATTCATGGAGTTGAATTGCGTTCCTAAGTTGGAGATATTGGTAGAGAAGATCCAAAATAGACTTCATCAGGAGGTACTTATTTCTCTCGATTATTTCCTTTCCCTCCCGtagctttttcttttgttttgtcacACTGCTTTCTTCTACTTTTTCAGTTGCGTGACTAAATGATTATCTTTTATAGGTTGACACAAGCGGTTATCTTCCGCAGTGTCAAAAAGATATAACAAGGCTGCTGAGTAGTTTGCGAATACCTGAATTTAAATATAGTAAATATGATGATAAAAAGGTGTGGAATTTGGAGGAACGATGTCGTAATTATTTGGAGAATCCGGTACTCAGTGCGGCTCTTACAGCGGTTAGTCAAATTTTAATCTTAGTCGTGTCTTTCATGCACGTGTTTATTTCTTGTGTACAGTAGCATCACAAGACTGGTAATATGGATGAAAACTGGATTGCCATATTTAAACCCGGTTTCTACAAACTCACAACAGACATAAATTTATACCCATAGCGTCATGTTTCTCGTccaaatctctctctctctctcctcaaATTTTAAATGAAGTCAGacattttattgtttttgttgCCCAATCACCAAATATTTATAGGTTTTGCTTCTGTTGCTAATATGCACCGAAAATCAGCCATATACTTTATATCCTCACTCCTTCCTACCAAATGATGCACAAATCAGTCATGTGATAGGGTATTTGTCATTTTAAACTTATATCATTATGATGAAATCGCAGAGCTATTACTATTTGTGTTACTTTTCTGCTTATTGTTTGCTTTGGTCAATTAATCTGTTGACCTTGGTGTATGCCGATTTGAAACCAACTCCACATGTGTAGTTTTCTACACAGCCTGTCACAAGCCAGGATAAAGGAGGAGTGTTTGGGATTGGCGTATTTCCCTGTGAAATCAGGGTTGCGATAGGCGTGGCGAGCCAGCGATAAACCAATAGAGGCCGAGAGCAGTACCAAGATGGGTGAccgcttgggaagtcctcgtgtacCTTTGTTTGGTTGAAAACCAGCCATTCCCTTGGAAAAGGCGAGAGCAGTACCAAGATGGGTGACTGCTTGGGAAGTCCTCATTGTGCCTTTCTAGCCTAATCCAACTTGTTTGGGACTAaaggtttagaagaagaagaagaagtgtatgcCAATTTGGTAAAGggccaaacttggcataccatgATAATAGGGTCTTTACTACTTGTAGATTTTTTAAGGATATCTAATATTTGTGAATCACCATTAGTGGTCAACCTCTCTACTTGGGATCTGAGTAAATAGTATGTGTGCTGATCCCAAGTCAGCAAGTTTTGCCAGTTTTTGTTTGCCTTAGTAGGTAATAGTAATGCTTCTGTCCCACAAACCATTAATGTGATATTAAATAAAGAGAATCACTGTGCTAGGAAATAAGCTTGACTCACTGACGTTTGCTTGTATGGTTTAATTTTCACCATCCTATGTCAGCTTGTTTTCATACAACAGTCAGTTAGTTGCTTGGTTTTCTTGTCTGAAGAGTAGAACTCAGAAGTGAAAGGATTAGTTGATATTCATGTGATTCACATATCTAACATTAAGCTAGTCAAGGTTCATTCAAAAATCCTGGAGGTCCCCAGGTCGAAAGAAGTATTTCTTCTATAGATGAATATGCATCACGATGTTCATATTGATTTATTGTACTGATTATATACGatcattttatgattttttaaaataaatgGTATGCACTAATAGTTAAGTGTTTCTCAAGTTTTATCTTATTTTTGTAATACTTGTTGTTCATCTGTCTTGCTTTATCAATGATTGGTGCTACTATTCGTTAAGTCCATTATAAgatccccccccccttttttgtgCTTGTTGACAGAAACGCCAGGTTGCAGATGTAAATCAAGGACGATCATCTGTATATCTATCCTCAATGCTGCCACTTCCAACACCAATAACAGGGTCTCAATCTGCGCCATGGGCCATGCATAGGACGAACAGCTCAGTGCACAATGCAGTTTATATGGATACAGTCTATTACCCTTATCAGAAGACGGATCCTCCACCAAGAAACGCACAATATGGATTGAATACTTCATCATATGCTGCAGATTCATCTATCGTGGGAGTACCAACTGGAACACAAGATTATTCTGGCTATGCATCGTATTCAACTTATGACGATCCTTATGGTTATGGAACTATTGGATATCAGGATAACTGCCAGCAAGGTAATCAACCGTATACTCCTCAACTTGGAGGGTTTCAAAACTCAGGTTCTCCTTATCAGCCTCTTACCTCATCTCAGAATTCAGGCTCTTATGCGGGGTCTGCAAGTTATTCAAGCGTTTACCACGATACTGGGGATTATCAGACATCTGGAGGGTTAGTAAGCACTGCCTATAGTAGTCAATTAACGCAGGCCGACGTATGGAATGATGGTAGTAGCTATGCAGATTATCCCTCTCCTCATTACTCAGAATACACACCTGCACACTCAAGCAATGCTCAAAGTTCCAGTAATTTAGCTGTTACTGCCGATAATTATAGTCAAACTTCATCAGTTGTTACCTGTGCTCCCGGAACTGAAAATAAATCCACCACCAGAGCGGCTACTCGTGATTCTCGAACCACCAACCGGCACATACTCAACCACTTGGTGACACCATTTGTACTTCCTGATGTTCTTGGTGTATTACCTACTCAACTTCCTGGCACTACGTCATGGAAATTTATGCCCACACCGTCCAACAGGACCAACACCACATCCTGGAGACCCGGACCCACTGCATCTAGCACCCCATCATGGACTAGACCTGAACTAACTGCATCCAGTGCCACACCATGGACACCAGAACCCACTTCAACCAGCAGAATGTCACGGAGACCAGAACCCATTTCATCTGGGTTGCCTACTGTTCAGGTTCGGggtttatttatttacttttggGTAAACTGCACACAGTCACACACATGCACATGTCAACAAGGATAGCTACATGAACAAATTTCGGTTTACTTCGGTTGAGCTGCACATGTTGTTTTTGCTCCAAGGTTCTTTCAATTTGAATTCTAGGCCTTTGAAATCTGGGTGCTTAAAGTCACATTGCGCTATTAATGCACAGGTCAGTAGTTTAGAAGCTATGCAATAGGGTCTTCTGCACTAGATTCAGCAGGTTGTCACATGGTGATATTAAGGCATGGACCATTTTGGCAACAATGCAAGTACTTTTTGTGGTACAGTAGGAGCTTTTGGAAGAACTTGTAGAAGTTCATTTGCAGAGAGAAACCTTAGGAATTAGATGAAAGTTTGATTAAATGCTACACTGGAGCTTAGAAATAGACATTCTGCAAAGGTGAAAGCTGCTTTAGTTTATGTTATGAGAAGAAGATAGAAATTAGAAACTAGAGAGGTGGTGGTTGTAGCATGGTGATGGTGCGGTAGGGAGCTGGTTATTATTGTTTGTGGTGGGACAGGTTAAAGAAGTTGCTGTGTATTGCAGAAATTAGTAACCTTTCTTCTATTGTTTACAGAGAGATATTTTGCTGCTTATTTATTCCATAGTAAAGAAAGATGTGTTGGTTTTTCCCTTGCTTCTGAAATGCTAATTTGATGTTCCAAACACCCTATTTAACTATCAAAAAGGAATTCTTTGGGGGTATTCTTATTAAAGCTGTCAATCCTAGTTGATGTCTTACATATTGATAGTATGCATTTCATTTACATCTCTGAGAGGCCTTTAATATCAGGTGCTATATGTGCTTGTTTATTTTTTATGCTTACATGATGCAAGTTATGGTAACTGTTGTCATGGTGAATTGATATATAACCTTGACTTGAGGATTAGCAGCCTCATTTGGTtcttctttgatatatttttgttcattcttTGGTGACATCTTTTTTGAcaatttttttccatttctttttaccCCCCTCCCCTAAACTGCATATAATCTAGAATGGCATGTTTAAGGTAGTAAACTTTTGCTTTTATTTAGGTAATGTGTGATAAGTGCAAAAATCGAGTCTAATTTAGTATGACATTAGCATAAGGGGGCTCAAAATTTAGTTCATGTGTCTGTGTGCCATTTTTTCAGGCTGAAACTAAACTGAACTATTTGTATTGTTATGACTTTTTATAGCAGGTGAGTCAAGTAACAGGTGGCACATATGGCGGTTACCAGAGACAGGGTCCCGCTGCTTTCCAAAATTATGGTGTCAGCCGTACTCCATCACTTCTCCAAATGCCTTTGGACTTGAATCCAGTTCCTTGCGAAGTTTCCCATGGTATTCAGCAGACTGCCTTTTCTCAAGGACCTACTTCATGTTTTCCTGCTACACATCCTGGTGCTCGGACTTATGCATCAGGGTTGCAATCTGGTTCTTCAATGGATACACGGCGAGCAGATGAACTGCAGATCACAACAAATGCCAGTATTCTTCCTCCTTTTTTGGTTGATGATCAAGTCGAACAAGAAGAAGCATTGTCAGAACATGATCAAGTTTGTGGTAAGATTCCTGAATTTCCAGATATTTCCTAT encodes the following:
- the LOC113310387 gene encoding SAC3 family protein A-like isoform X1, which encodes MSSTSTGTSGSGGDEIAKRIKFMELNCVPKLEILVEKIQNRLHQEVDTSGYLPQCQKDITRLLSSLRIPEFKYSKYDDKKVWNLEERCRNYLENPVLSAALTAKRQVADVNQGRSSVYLSSMLPLPTPITGSQSAPWAMHRTNSSVHNAVYMDTVYYPYQKTDPPPRNAQYGLNTSSYAADSSIVGVPTGTQDYSGYASYSTYDDPYGYGTIGYQDNCQQGNQPYTPQLGGFQNSGSPYQPLTSSQNSGSYAGSASYSSVYHDTGDYQTSGGLVSTAYSSQLTQADVWNDGSSYADYPSPHYSEYTPAHSSNAQSSSNLAVTADNYSQTSSVVTCAPGTENKSTTRAATRDSRTTNRHILNHLVTPFVLPDVLGVLPTQLPGTTSWKFMPTPSNRTNTTSWRPGPTASSTPSWTRPELTASSATPWTPEPTSTSRMSRRPEPISSGLPTVQQVSQVTGGTYGGYQRQGPAAFQNYGVSRTPSLLQMPLDLNPVPCEVSHGIQQTAFSQGPTSCFPATHPGARTYASGLQSGSSMDTRRADELQITTNASILPPFLVDDQVEQEEALSEHDQVCGKIPEFPDISYPVE
- the LOC113310387 gene encoding SAC3 family protein A-like isoform X3, which produces MSSTSTGTSGSGGDEIAKRIKFMELNCVPKLEILVEKIQNRLHQEVDTSGYLPQCQKDITRLLSSLRIPEFKYSKYDDKKVWNLEERCRNYLENPVLSAALTAKRQVADVNQGRSSVYLSSMLPLPTPITGSQSAPWAMHRTNSSVHNAVYMDTVYYPYQKTDPPPRNAQYGLNTSSYAADSSIVGVPTGTQDYSGYASYSTYDDPYGYGTIGYQDNCQQGSYAGSASYSSVYHDTGDYQTSGGLVSTAYSSQLTQADVWNDGSSYADYPSPHYSEYTPAHSSNAQSSSNLAVTADNYSQTSSVVTCAPGTENKSTTRAATRDSRTTNRHILNHLVTPFVLPDVLGVLPTQLPGTTSWKFMPTPSNRTNTTSWRPGPTASSTPSWTRPELTASSATPWTPEPTSTSRMSRRPEPISSGLPTVQQVSQVTGGTYGGYQRQGPAAFQNYGVSRTPSLLQMPLDLNPVPCEVSHGIQQTAFSQGPTSCFPATHPGARTYASGLQSGSSMDTRRADELQITTNASILPPFLVDDQVEQEEALSEHDQVCGKIPEFPDISYPVE
- the LOC113310387 gene encoding SAC3 family protein A-like isoform X2; translated protein: MSSTSTGTSGSGGDEIAKRIKFMELNCVPKLEILVEKIQNRLHQEVDTSGYLPQCQKDITRLLSSLRIPEFKYSKYDDKKVWNLEERCRNYLENPVLSAALTAKRQVADVNQGRSSVYLSSMLPLPTPITGSQSAPWAMHRTNSSVHNAVYMDTVYYPYQKTDPPPRNAQYGLNTSSYAADSSIVGVPTGTQDYSGYASYSTYDDPYGYGTIGYQDNCQQGNQPYTPQLGGFQNSGSPYQPLTSSQNSGSYAGSASYSSVYHDTGDYQTSGGLVSTAYSSQLTQADVWNDGSSYADYPSPHYSEYTPAHSSNAQSSSNLAVTADNYSQTSSVVTCAPGTENKSTTRAATRDSRTTNRHILNHLVTPFVLPDVLGVLPTQLPGTTSWKFMPTPSNRTNTTSWRPGPTASSTPSWTRPELTASSATPWTPEPTSTSRMSRRPEPISSGLPTVQVSQVTGGTYGGYQRQGPAAFQNYGVSRTPSLLQMPLDLNPVPCEVSHGIQQTAFSQGPTSCFPATHPGARTYASGLQSGSSMDTRRADELQITTNASILPPFLVDDQVEQEEALSEHDQVCGKIPEFPDISYPVE